A stretch of Anaerobiospirillum thomasii DNA encodes these proteins:
- a CDS encoding SLAC1 anion channel family protein, whose product MLQEMTKGMDNTTEPRLRHFPINMYAIVMGLSGFALTCHAVIGNETLNLMTGIFASAVFVILTLLYALKIVKYPEAVKQEASHPVKLSFFPAFSISLLLLSSMWIHYDFALYIWLTGCTLQLILTLFVLNSLVHKSFNINHVNPAWFIPVAGPLIVPMAGMQLNHVFISAIAYPIGFIFWILLFTILLYRLVFHDPLPPKLVPMLCIMLAPPSVAALSYNAIDAGFAEPNAPANPVVLMLYGIAWFIFVFLLCNIKRFIKAPFFLSAWAYSFPVAAFILATKKLVPLFIDPAYMPLMQIIDYVLFALFALLIVYLTVRTAILIAQGKICVPE is encoded by the coding sequence ATGCTCCAAGAGATGACTAAAGGCATGGACAATACAACAGAGCCAAGACTCAGGCACTTTCCAATCAATATGTATGCCATTGTTATGGGACTATCAGGCTTTGCTCTTACCTGTCATGCTGTTATTGGCAATGAGACTTTAAATCTTATGACCGGCATTTTTGCAAGTGCCGTCTTTGTTATTCTTACGCTTTTGTATGCGCTAAAAATCGTTAAATATCCAGAGGCTGTAAAGCAGGAGGCTAGCCATCCTGTCAAATTAAGCTTCTTCCCGGCTTTTTCCATATCACTGCTGCTTTTATCTTCAATGTGGATCCATTATGATTTTGCTCTGTATATCTGGCTTACAGGCTGTACACTGCAGTTAATTCTTACGCTTTTTGTACTAAACTCCCTGGTGCACAAGAGTTTTAATATCAATCATGTCAATCCAGCCTGGTTTATTCCTGTAGCAGGACCTCTTATTGTACCTATGGCCGGCATGCAGCTTAATCATGTCTTTATCAGTGCTATTGCCTATCCTATAGGCTTTATCTTCTGGATTTTACTCTTTACCATACTGCTCTACAGACTGGTCTTTCATGATCCTCTGCCACCAAAGCTTGTGCCAATGCTCTGCATTATGCTCGCACCGCCATCAGTTGCAGCACTATCCTACAATGCAATTGATGCAGGCTTTGCGGAGCCTAATGCTCCAGCCAATCCTGTAGTACTTATGCTCTATGGCATTGCCTGGTTTATATTTGTATTTTTACTGTGCAATATCAAAAGATTTATCAAGGCACCGTTTTTCCTCTCAGCCTGGGCCTATTCCTTCCCTGTAGCAGCCTTTATTCTGGCCACTAAAAAGCTTGTACCTTTATTTATCGATCCTGCCTATATGCCTTTGATGCAGATTATAGATTATGTTCTTTTTGCACTCTTTGCCCTGCTTATTGTGTATCTTACTGTAAGAACAGCCATCTTAATTGCACAGGGTAAAATCTGCGTACCTGAATAA
- a CDS encoding multidrug effflux MFS transporter: MQAKHRSFEYIIYIIVLGMLTAFGPVCTDLYLPAFPIISVYLDTTPSLVGLTLTANFLGLALGQIFIGPLSDYYGRRKPLLISLVVFIVASFLCASTNNIYLLILYRFFQGLAGAGGLVLSRSIACDRYSGSELTRFMSLLMSINSIAPIVGPLLGSFIISFASWNAIFYVLTVFGIVLYLLSYRYVEESLPDNMRQDSLSQSIKAMGHELLNRRFLYLVLSMAFIMGGFFAYLAASPFILQKIYGFSAYDYALIFGLNSIAITLCAFISGRLSMRLGDSSLVYVSLFVLSIASLLMLSIVYFDLKDPVYMLLAMLMAVSMVGMSQSPGFSLVMQSKKGGSGAASGIFGVTIFIFGAISTSLATIMGESVLPLAIILSITTIISLVLFVMALKTGKESHIS; encoded by the coding sequence ATGCAAGCTAAACACAGATCCTTTGAATATATAATCTATATCATTGTTCTTGGTATGCTCACAGCCTTTGGGCCTGTGTGCACCGATCTGTATCTGCCTGCCTTTCCTATAATCTCAGTGTATCTAGACACCACCCCGTCACTTGTTGGTCTGACACTTACAGCCAACTTTTTAGGCCTGGCATTAGGGCAGATTTTTATAGGACCTCTGTCAGATTATTATGGCAGGCGCAAACCTCTTTTAATCTCGCTTGTGGTTTTTATTGTCGCCTCTTTTTTGTGTGCAAGTACCAATAATATCTATCTGCTTATTCTCTATAGATTTTTTCAGGGTTTAGCTGGGGCAGGAGGCCTCGTGCTCTCACGCTCAATTGCCTGTGACAGATACAGCGGCTCTGAGCTTACAAGATTCATGTCACTTTTGATGTCCATAAACTCCATTGCTCCTATTGTAGGTCCGCTTTTAGGCTCCTTTATAATAAGCTTTGCCTCCTGGAATGCGATTTTTTATGTATTAACTGTCTTTGGCATAGTGCTTTATCTTTTAAGCTACAGATATGTAGAGGAGTCACTGCCTGATAATATGCGTCAGGATAGTCTGTCTCAGTCAATAAAGGCTATGGGGCATGAGCTTTTAAATAGGAGGTTTTTATATCTGGTGCTCTCTATGGCCTTTATTATGGGCGGCTTTTTTGCCTATCTGGCCGCATCGCCATTTATTTTACAGAAAATCTATGGCTTTAGTGCCTATGACTATGCTCTGATCTTTGGTTTAAATTCCATTGCCATTACTCTTTGTGCCTTTATCTCAGGCCGACTGAGTATGCGCCTTGGTGATAGTTCTCTTGTGTATGTTTCACTCTTTGTTTTAAGCATAGCCTCACTGCTAATGCTCTCAATTGTCTATTTTGATCTAAAAGATCCTGTCTACATGCTCTTAGCCATGCTTATGGCAGTATCTATGGTAGGTATGTCTCAAAGCCCGGGCTTTTCTCTGGTAATGCAGAGCAAAAAGGGTGGCTCAGGTGCCGCCTCTGGCATCTTTGGTGTCACCATCTTTATCTTTGGGGCCATAAGCACCTCACTTGCCACCATTATGGGTGAGTCAGTGCTGCCGCTTGCCATTATTCTTTCCATAACCACCATAATTTCACTTGTGCTTTTTGTAATGGCTCTTAAAACAGGCAAGGAGAGCCATATAAGCTGA
- a CDS encoding WYL domain-containing protein, with the protein MLSDNDDNYSSANKWNQARRLEFIDFRLGCDGKVNRKDLVEFFNISIPQASLDLSKYNELVADSSPPRKNLVYDRHLKFYIKTPDYRPLFPKICSPENYLNDLLSLASGDLVKSRNFFGFVPNVGMAAFNPPRRNISAEVLYNLLEAIRTQKALHISYYSLTSSKHSDQLIAPHGLAFDGMRWHVRAYCYDRHDFRDYVLSRIIKCSEPSIQAPNDRYTLTSGGETVEVGTSGRDDKAWNELVDLVLKANPELPELTRKAIEFDYGMGDKGYIIYPCRRALLFYALQYLRLTEADKALPAIYRQIVLDNEAEVIRRMNGGN; encoded by the coding sequence ATGCTAAGCGATAATGATGATAATTACTCATCAGCCAATAAATGGAATCAGGCAAGGCGACTTGAATTTATTGATTTCAGATTAGGCTGTGACGGCAAGGTCAATCGTAAGGATCTGGTGGAGTTTTTTAATATATCCATTCCGCAGGCCTCACTTGATTTATCCAAATACAACGAGCTAGTGGCTGACTCAAGCCCGCCACGCAAGAATCTTGTGTATGACAGACATCTTAAATTCTATATCAAAACACCAGATTACAGACCGCTTTTTCCTAAGATCTGCTCACCTGAGAACTATCTTAATGATCTTCTGTCTCTTGCCAGTGGCGATCTGGTAAAAAGCCGTAATTTCTTTGGCTTTGTGCCAAATGTAGGTATGGCTGCCTTCAATCCTCCGCGCCGTAATATTTCAGCTGAGGTTTTATATAATCTGCTTGAGGCCATACGTACTCAAAAGGCATTGCATATATCCTATTATTCGCTTACATCCTCAAAACACTCAGATCAGCTAATAGCTCCGCATGGTCTTGCCTTTGACGGTATGCGCTGGCATGTCAGAGCCTACTGCTATGATCGTCATGACTTTAGAGATTATGTGCTCTCGCGTATTATAAAATGCTCAGAGCCATCTATTCAGGCTCCAAATGATCGCTATACCTTAACCTCTGGTGGTGAGACTGTGGAGGTTGGTACTTCAGGACGTGATGATAAAGCTTGGAATGAGCTTGTGGATCTAGTGCTAAAGGCCAATCCTGAGCTGCCAGAGCTTACACGCAAGGCCATTGAATTTGACTATGGCATGGGAGATAAGGGCTATATTATCTATCCATGCCGTCGTGCTCTTTTATTCTATGCCCTGCAGTATCTGCGCCTGACCGAGGCTGACAAGGCACTGCCTGCCATATATCGTCAGATTGTGCTTGATAATGAGGCCGAGGTTATAAGACGCATGAATGGTGGCAATTAA
- a CDS encoding DsbA family protein, with translation MKKIISALSIVACMSTAMAADNFTVDEKAQIEQIVHNYIVSHPEVLIEAQEKLEAQYSQMMAQAIPKAAEAFINDPDTPKFGNKDSKHYVIEFFDYNCGYCKTVRPHIAKYVKEKDALLVLIEYPILSQISVKASAIGLALHSVDKDKYYKYQEYLMSSKEKITSEAQLKEAVAKAGGNFGELIEIVKDPKIQNMLKKNMIQGQSIGVMGTPFFIIDGKAIRGAIRSYEDLLQRLE, from the coding sequence GTGAAAAAAATCATAAGCGCACTGTCTATTGTTGCCTGTATGAGCACCGCTATGGCTGCAGATAATTTTACTGTAGATGAAAAGGCTCAGATTGAGCAGATAGTTCATAACTATATTGTAAGCCACCCTGAGGTTTTAATTGAAGCTCAGGAGAAACTTGAGGCACAGTATTCACAGATGATGGCTCAGGCTATACCAAAGGCAGCTGAGGCTTTTATCAATGATCCTGATACTCCTAAATTTGGCAATAAGGATTCAAAGCATTATGTAATTGAGTTTTTTGACTACAACTGCGGCTACTGCAAAACTGTAAGACCGCATATTGCCAAATATGTAAAGGAAAAAGATGCACTTTTAGTGCTTATTGAATATCCAATTCTCTCACAGATAAGTGTCAAGGCTTCAGCCATTGGTCTTGCATTGCACAGCGTGGATAAGGATAAGTATTATAAATACCAGGAATATTTAATGAGCTCGAAGGAGAAGATTACCTCAGAGGCTCAGCTTAAAGAGGCTGTAGCCAAGGCCGGTGGTAATTTTGGCGAGCTTATTGAGATTGTAAAAGATCCAAAAATTCAGAATATGCTCAAGAAAAATATGATTCAGGGTCAGAGCATTGGCGTTATGGGTACACCATTTTTCATTATTGACGGCAAAGCTATACGCGGCGCTATAAGATCATATGAGGATCTGCTGCAAAGATTAGAGTAG
- a CDS encoding MATE family efflux transporter → MSEVADKAVSCEIVPSYSTEFRRLFKLFLPVLLGQLAQTSMGVVDTVMAGWAGTIELSGVAIGSSFFWPALLFVVGMSFAIQPIVAQLRGSGAIDKIPKSLHTATVICISISVVIAILVALMPNIYKLTSDINQDMINVATGYLYAIAIGIPGFTLFNILRAYCEGLGTTIPTLIFGFIALIINIPLNYIFIFGKLGMPAFGGVGCGIATTVTIYITTALMFIYTQRAKFYEKYRLYRQIYSIDTDDVKAFLKLGLPLGLSTTIEVACFSLVSFFLSPFGPVVVGAHSIALNISGLLFMIPLSLASCATIRVGEAMGCIHWHRALRTTYSVFCMGFVFFLLSFSCVLLFKEDIISLYTQDPKVHEIASLLVFLCCLYMLPDTLQVLAIGVLRGFKDSKTIFIVTVVAYWFIAMPIGYGLAYGYITGQKIAATGFWLGFICGLVTAAIIYITRLVMLFRKRALPSGMNLQI, encoded by the coding sequence ATGTCAGAGGTTGCTGATAAAGCTGTCTCTTGTGAAATTGTCCCGAGCTATAGCACTGAATTTAGACGTTTATTCAAGCTTTTTCTACCAGTACTTTTAGGACAGCTGGCCCAGACTTCAATGGGTGTGGTAGATACAGTTATGGCCGGATGGGCAGGAACTATTGAACTTAGCGGCGTGGCCATTGGCAGCTCCTTTTTCTGGCCTGCTTTGCTGTTTGTTGTAGGCATGAGCTTTGCCATTCAGCCTATTGTAGCTCAGCTGCGCGGATCTGGTGCTATAGATAAAATACCTAAAAGTCTGCATACGGCTACAGTTATCTGTATATCTATCTCTGTTGTCATAGCCATACTTGTAGCTCTTATGCCCAATATCTATAAGCTTACAAGTGATATCAACCAGGATATGATAAATGTGGCCACAGGTTATCTGTATGCCATAGCCATAGGTATTCCAGGCTTTACTCTCTTTAATATTCTGCGTGCCTACTGTGAGGGGCTTGGCACTACCATACCAACCCTGATCTTTGGCTTTATTGCCCTTATTATCAATATACCTTTAAACTATATCTTTATTTTCGGTAAGCTTGGCATGCCGGCCTTTGGCGGTGTGGGCTGCGGTATAGCCACCACTGTAACTATTTATATAACCACAGCACTGATGTTCATCTACACTCAGAGAGCTAAATTTTATGAAAAGTATCGTCTGTACCGTCAGATCTATTCAATTGACACAGATGATGTAAAAGCCTTTTTAAAATTGGGTCTACCTCTTGGTCTGTCCACCACCATTGAAGTTGCCTGTTTTTCACTGGTCTCCTTCTTTTTAAGTCCATTTGGTCCTGTAGTGGTAGGAGCTCACTCCATTGCCCTTAATATCTCAGGCTTATTATTTATGATACCGCTCTCTCTTGCCTCATGTGCCACCATACGTGTAGGAGAGGCTATGGGCTGTATCCACTGGCACAGAGCACTAAGAACCACATACAGTGTCTTTTGTATGGGCTTTGTCTTCTTTTTATTAAGCTTTAGTTGTGTGCTGCTCTTTAAAGAAGACATTATCTCTCTCTACACTCAAGATCCTAAGGTGCATGAGATAGCCTCACTTTTAGTCTTTTTGTGCTGTCTTTATATGCTGCCAGATACGCTGCAGGTACTTGCCATTGGCGTACTGCGCGGCTTTAAGGACTCAAAGACCATCTTTATAGTGACAGTGGTAGCCTACTGGTTTATTGCCATGCCAATTGGTTATGGTCTTGCCTATGGCTATATAACAGGACAGAAAATTGCAGCTACAGGCTTCTGGCTTGGCTTTATCTGCGGTCTTGTGACAGCAGCAATAATCTATATTACACGACTTGTCATGCTCTTTAGAAAAAGAGCCCTGCCATCTGGCATGAATCTGCAGATATAA